AAGCACATTTACTCCGGATCAATGCTTTTTGCAGATAGTGGAGAGTAAAAATCAATCGATGCACTTGATTGATTTTGGCCGCttcaatcatttcacaaagGTTTAGTTCAAGTTCAGGTTTACAATATTGAAGGCGGTGTCAACGGTTATCAAATGTGCTTTCCAATGTGTTAGCTTGGTAATTTGTACTTTGTTAATCCACTATGTAATCAACAATTTGAACATATTCATATTTTACTCTAATATTTAaataggctaggtgtaccagttgtggctatagcaccagctgtcgcactagtgctttatatgccaaatgaccaatcaaatcaccgcaaaccaagttcatatcgacaaagcatattcatatgacacgataacacctttgatttcctccaaaacaagcaaagaataattgtaaaaattgattttgcttaatttttaacaTCCTTTGCACATCCAGTTGTgacactagtggtcccaatttggccagtcccataggAAAACAAtaggatttgccaaataaggaaccaaagttaagaatagtgccacaactggtgcacgcgttcctattatggattattcaattttgatgattataacaaattttgttaaggTTTTCACAGCtattctaaggagcaggaagtaaaacctttcgcttgatatataaagtccacccacgcCTTTCatctatataaaaaaaaatagttgttcttatgtatggcgacaatcggtacacccaccctaatgAAAATAATTTGCATTCGAAATTGGCCTTTTGcttgtattgtattgtatttatattttattttcaaggcCATACTTTTCCAATTGATGAGCATTGCAGGGAACATGAATATAAGAAAATATGGAATTACtcatgaaattattttaaaaacccTCAATTTATTCATAAATTTATTATCTGAACGGATTTTGTCACTGGCTGCAACACGGTCGCACGCGGTATTATCTGCAATCTGTCTTATAAAAATAAACTCGCAACGTGCCCCGCGCAATTTTTAATTCAGTTATCACCGCTCTTCGCCGCTGGCTGGCGGTTTCTCACTGCATTGATCACCACCTATGACACCGCATTTACCACAACGCGTACAACCGCTACCACCACCGTCCTTTCCAACACCGGGCGGCACAACCATCCACAGCCGAACGGTGAAGAAGTAAATTAGCTCCATCGCACTCAACAGGCTAGCGCCAATGAACAGCCCCACCAGACCGCCGATGCTGGCAATCAGATCGGTTTCGCTGAACAGCTCCCGCCGCTTCCACGCGACAAACTGCGGCGTCCGAAAGCCCAACCATAGATTGGTGGTGGTTATGCTGGAATGGAATAGTCGGAGCGATTTGTCACTCAACCCGGGGAGACGATAATTACATAATGATGATGGGTGTTTCAGACCAACCTGTTCTCCGTTCGCTGGAACCGTTTGGTGGGGAAAACCGTGACATCGGCGTCGTAGGAGATCGACGTGCAGGCTGGGAGGCAGTCGTCTTCTGGCTTCGGATAGAGGTGGATCCGATCGAAAGACATGCTGTACTGGATGTCTTCTTGCTGTGCGATCCAACAGTAGGAGTCTTCCTTGCCGACGCTGCACGCGCTGATGTTTTCACGTCCGGGGGCCGGGAACATGGCACATCCGCAGTATTCGGTGATGTAGTCGTCCATGGATTCAAGTTCGCAATTGGCGACGGTGTAATGCTGGAAGTACTTCAGTTTTCGTTCACCTTGGTAGTAGCATTGCCGTTTGGTGGGGAGGTAGTCTTCCAGCTCGTTGGAGGTTGTCGTCATGTGAGGAGTGATGTGCAATTCGCCGTCCTGATTGGCTGGGATCTCGTAGTAAACGTTCGAGCTTTGGGGGTATTCGTTCGGCACGTGCAGGATGATTTGGAACGATGCAGTCGTGTTTGGACGATGGCGATTAGCTTCCGGGATCGATCGTTGCTGTATGGTCACCGAGACACCGTGCAGGGTTCCTATCCGAAATGCACGTATCGGATAGGAAGGAATACGATTGCTGTTGTTGTAACCAAGTTCAAGGTTCCAGGATGACACTTCCGTTATGTCTCGAAGGTATCGATAGTTTGTGACATTGGACAACACTTCCGGGTGGAACATCTGTCTCGCTGACAGCACGTTGAACGTAGCACAAGGCATTTCACCAACCAAAGTGGTCGTCACTTCACACTCCTTGTACGGATAAGCGAAGTACACGCACTCGACTCGAAACTCGCTAGCGGTGTAGTTGTGCACCTCCGGACAAATGGTGATCGCAGGAAACGGAATCTCCCATATTGGTGTCATCCTCTCATTGATTGCAATAATTACCGGAGTTTGTTGCCACTTTCGATAGATCGCTCGCGACAAAATCGTGCAAGCCGATATGGACCCGATGAAAATCGCCACCCAAAACACTTTTTCGATCGGCGACCGCTTGCTCGGTGCCAGATATTGCATCCCGTGGATGGACGAACAAGAGAAATAATCCTCGGTTAACAACCGGACTCGTGTGAAAAAGTCCCGAACTATTCTAAGAACCGTCATTTCTAATCGGCGCGCGCGTGTGTGAATCGGAAGTTGAAAGCAAACTGATCGCTCGATCGGATGTGCTCCAGATCCTAAATAGAATTAAGCCCCAGCGCAGCGTGCGACGCAGCCGGACACCGACATTGACCCTTGACAGGCTCAGTCAGTTTCAGACCGAGTGTCTGCCAGTGCGCCAACGTACGGCTCGAACGGGCCACTGGGGAATCGCGGCTGGCTGGTTGCGAGCGCGTTGCGTTGGTTGGCCGGCTGAGAA
The nucleotide sequence above comes from Armigeres subalbatus isolate Guangzhou_Male chromosome 3, GZ_Asu_2, whole genome shotgun sequence. Encoded proteins:
- the LOC134223185 gene encoding pickpocket protein 28-like; its protein translation is MQYLAPSKRSPIEKVFWVAIFIGSISACTILSRAIYRKWQQTPVIIAINERMTPIWEIPFPAITICPEVHNYTASEFRVECVYFAYPYKECEVTTTLVGEMPCATFNVLSARQMFHPEVLSNVTNYRYLRDITEVSSWNLELGYNNSNRIPSYPIRAFRIGTLHGVSVTIQQRSIPEANRHRPNTTASFQIILHVPNEYPQSSNVYYEIPANQDGELHITPHMTTTSNELEDYLPTKRQCYYQGERKLKYFQHYTVANCELESMDDYITEYCGCAMFPAPGRENISACSVGKEDSYCWIAQQEDIQYSMSFDRIHLYPKPEDDCLPACTSISYDADVTVFPTKRFQRTENSITTTNLWLGFRTPQFVAWKRRELFSETDLIASIGGLVGLFIGASLLSAMELIYFFTVRLWMVVPPGVGKDGGGSGCTRCGKCGVIGGDQCSEKPPASGEER